A region from the bacterium genome encodes:
- a CDS encoding cupredoxin domain-containing protein: MNLQNNKVSLILVGVIIILIGYYVFEKSSVNNNDAIFTPEATTSSTTVTTTNTSTETKIVPKTPTVSKPSPQPKPVVQTMTKDGLYVIYYTNGGFSPTTLQIKKGKGVRFINNSDKAMRIFADLQEDKTYSALNQSKTVGRGVTYDFVFNEAGNWAYHNENNKSDRGTVVVVEQ, from the coding sequence ATGAATCTACAAAACAATAAAGTCAGCCTTATTCTCGTTGGCGTCATAATTATCTTAATAGGATATTATGTTTTTGAAAAATCATCAGTGAACAACAATGACGCAATTTTTACTCCAGAAGCAACCACATCGTCAACAACGGTTACGACAACAAATACTTCAACGGAAACTAAAATCGTACCAAAAACTCCGACAGTGTCAAAACCAAGTCCTCAACCAAAACCAGTTGTTCAAACAATGACCAAAGACGGTCTCTATGTCATTTATTACACGAACGGGGGATTTTCGCCAACAACTCTTCAAATCAAAAAGGGAAAAGGTGTCAGATTTATAAATAATTCCGATAAAGCTATGCGCATTTTTGCTGATCTGCAAGAAGACAAAACATACAGTGCCCTCAATCAAAGTAAAACAGTTGGAAGAGGAGTTACGTATGATTTTGTTTTTAACGAAGCTGGCAATTGGGCATATCACAACGAAAACAATAAAAGTGATCGAGGTACGGTGGTTGTAGTTGAGCAGTAA
- a CDS encoding SHOCT domain-containing protein: MKKYIALFAFLIMIPLGAASAQGMMAEQSATGADDHTAKEEAEGKEVWGKLQAGTTVCTSLSDEQLGALGEYFMGQMTGNAHVSMNQRITQMMGEEGEEAMHVVLGKRLSGCDTSAAFPTGSENFMMPMMGGWSTAWMDQDGSSPFGKNSKNNMMNFGFGHWGWFGGVFMILWWVLIIAGIVLLVRHFGHGKEGSCFKKSVLDTLKERYAKGEIDKSEYESKKKDLG, from the coding sequence ATGAAAAAATATATTGCACTGTTTGCATTCCTCATTATGATTCCTCTTGGCGCCGCTTCTGCTCAAGGGATGATGGCGGAACAAAGCGCTACAGGTGCTGATGATCATACTGCAAAAGAAGAAGCAGAAGGGAAGGAAGTCTGGGGCAAACTTCAAGCAGGGACCACGGTGTGCACATCGCTTTCAGATGAACAGCTCGGAGCGCTTGGCGAATATTTTATGGGGCAAATGACGGGAAATGCGCATGTATCAATGAATCAGAGAATAACACAGATGATGGGCGAAGAAGGTGAAGAGGCGATGCACGTTGTGCTCGGCAAGCGTCTTTCTGGGTGTGATACAAGCGCAGCATTTCCTACAGGATCTGAAAATTTCATGATGCCTATGATGGGAGGATGGTCTACCGCATGGATGGATCAAGATGGGTCGTCTCCCTTTGGTAAAAATTCAAAAAACAATATGATGAACTTTGGATTTGGACATTGGGGCTGGTTTGGCGGAGTGTTCATGATCCTCTGGTGGGTTTTGATAATCGCTGGCATTGTTCTTCTGGTGCGACATTTTGGACATGGCAAAGAAGGAAGCTGTTTCAAGAAAAGCGTGCTTGATACCTTGAAGGAACGATACGCAAAAGGGGAGATTGATAAGAGTGAATACGAGTCTAAAAAGAAAGATCTTGGTTAA
- a CDS encoding DUF2061 domain-containing protein: MAFSEHTKRSIIKALTFRAIILVSDGIIIFLITHRYDVTLIAISFFGIMHTVFYFFHERVWNKIRWGKSTL; encoded by the coding sequence ATGGCATTTTCTGAACATACCAAGCGTTCAATCATCAAAGCACTCACATTTCGTGCAATTATTCTTGTGTCGGACGGAATTATTATATTTCTGATCACGCATCGCTATGATGTAACACTTATCGCGATTTCGTTCTTTGGTATTATGCATACGGTATTCTATTTTTTCCATGAACGCGTCTGGAATAAGATCCGTTGGGGAAAAAGTACCCTTTAG
- a CDS encoding efflux RND transporter permease subunit produces the protein MFNKIISWSLGNKITVLVIAGITTIAGLWSIATMKVDILPDINKPTVTIFAESPGMAAEEVERLILNPIEAVIAGAPGVERIRSNASFAQATVNMEFAWGSDTLRNRQVVQERLAQAILPFGVKPILGPSTSLLGEIMWIGISSSDSKITPMELRTLANWTIRPALLKTEGVANVLVMGGDVREWQININAERMRRYGIMLDDIRKNVENALVNKSGGLLTEGGKEYSIRILIAPTEAADLRDISIGQNPMDESPVRLGDIAAVIEGPSIIRGSGAIDGKSGVILRIIRQPDAQTLTVTDAIDTTFRSLSASLPSGVELHPNLFRQENFIRAGLKNVEGALRDGTILVILVLVIFLMNGRVTIITLAAIPLSILITAIVFKVFGFSINVMTLGGVAVAVGELVDDAIVGVENVFRRLRLWISSDKKEDYEGVILSASTEVRNSIVYATILVAVVFIPIFFMPGIEGRLLVALGAAYLVSIVASMVVSLTVTPVLSALLLNDKSLAGHEKETKIVQKIKERITPWIYWCITNVKIIGSITVIALFLTVGMYFFAGKEGIPPFNEGSMVVMLFLPPGTALSTTNEYVIKLENALLQVKGVRQVSNIAGRASADPHGGSANSSEVQIALKPGFEGERTRIFVDIQAVLGRFGDADFSLGQPITHRVEMLLSGVRAPIVVKVFGDDPIKMENAAKQVLAELKKQKGIENPRIQQNTVVPEFRIYVDRNRLAEYGLSSGEVARDIEMGLMGDTLGQVRLGAASVDVVVRYDAESKGTMASLRDLALPFVGAKSLGSVGDIRVEGGLNSQDHEGGKRVLVVSANYQGTDVVGAVGGAKAALLSQKLPIGVTLSFEGNYKSQKESSRQLALVFIVGIAMIFGVLYHAFKSIPIVLLVMTNIPTVLIGGMIGVWLTGGSVNLAHLVGFISLAGIVSRNGIMLIGRSLSLVQKEGLPFIPETIVKATLDRVVPVLMTSLVTALALIPLIISGGDPGKEMLNPLAVVIFGGLISSTIISLFLTPALFYRFGKKTVLQEKEMVSSGF, from the coding sequence ATGTTTAACAAAATCATTTCTTGGTCCCTTGGAAATAAAATCACCGTGCTTGTCATAGCTGGAATTACGACCATCGCAGGGTTGTGGAGTATTGCTACCATGAAAGTGGATATTCTTCCCGATATCAACAAGCCAACAGTCACGATCTTTGCGGAAAGTCCAGGTATGGCGGCCGAAGAAGTCGAACGACTCATTCTTAATCCTATTGAAGCAGTAATTGCCGGGGCTCCTGGTGTCGAAAGAATACGAAGTAATGCATCATTTGCACAAGCAACAGTTAATATGGAATTTGCTTGGGGGAGTGATACATTGCGCAATAGACAGGTAGTGCAAGAACGCTTGGCGCAAGCAATATTGCCTTTCGGCGTAAAGCCAATTCTCGGTCCGTCAACATCTCTATTGGGGGAGATTATGTGGATCGGGATAAGCTCATCTGATTCTAAAATAACCCCGATGGAACTTCGGACTCTTGCAAATTGGACCATTCGCCCCGCATTACTTAAAACGGAAGGTGTGGCAAATGTTTTGGTGATGGGTGGTGATGTTCGCGAGTGGCAGATTAATATCAATGCCGAACGCATGCGCCGTTATGGGATAATGCTTGATGACATCCGTAAAAATGTAGAAAATGCTCTCGTAAATAAAAGCGGAGGTCTTCTTACGGAGGGGGGAAAAGAATATTCTATCCGTATCCTTATTGCACCAACCGAAGCCGCTGATTTACGGGACATTTCTATCGGTCAGAATCCGATGGACGAAAGCCCCGTTCGTCTTGGTGATATTGCGGCGGTTATTGAGGGACCGAGTATTATTCGCGGAAGCGGAGCAATTGATGGCAAGTCCGGTGTTATATTACGAATCATTAGACAGCCAGATGCGCAGACTCTCACGGTTACCGATGCAATAGATACAACATTCAGATCACTTTCCGCAAGCCTTCCTTCCGGAGTAGAACTTCACCCGAATCTTTTTCGACAGGAGAATTTTATTCGTGCAGGCTTGAAGAATGTTGAAGGAGCTCTTCGTGATGGCACAATACTGGTCATCTTAGTTCTCGTTATCTTCCTTATGAACGGAAGAGTGACTATTATTACATTGGCTGCAATTCCCCTATCTATTCTGATTACCGCGATTGTATTTAAGGTATTTGGCTTCTCGATAAATGTAATGACTTTGGGTGGTGTCGCAGTTGCGGTGGGTGAACTCGTTGATGATGCGATTGTTGGCGTTGAAAATGTTTTTCGCCGCTTGCGCTTGTGGATATCTTCCGACAAAAAAGAAGATTATGAAGGCGTCATCTTGTCCGCTTCAACAGAGGTTCGTAATTCAATTGTCTACGCGACCATTCTTGTTGCGGTGGTGTTTATCCCGATATTCTTTATGCCGGGTATTGAAGGACGACTTCTCGTGGCTCTCGGGGCTGCATATCTTGTTTCTATTGTTGCGTCTATGGTAGTGTCGCTTACGGTGACACCTGTACTCTCCGCACTCCTACTTAACGACAAATCGCTTGCCGGGCACGAGAAAGAGACAAAGATTGTACAAAAAATCAAAGAACGCATAACGCCGTGGATCTATTGGTGTATCACCAATGTGAAAATAATTGGAAGTATCACGGTAATAGCCCTCTTTCTCACGGTCGGAATGTATTTCTTTGCCGGTAAGGAAGGAATTCCACCATTTAATGAAGGGTCGATGGTGGTCATGCTCTTTTTGCCACCCGGTACGGCGCTTTCCACAACGAATGAATATGTGATAAAGCTTGAAAATGCCCTGCTTCAAGTAAAAGGAGTGCGCCAAGTGAGCAATATTGCCGGACGAGCATCTGCTGATCCTCACGGAGGAAGTGCTAACTCAAGTGAGGTGCAGATCGCGCTCAAGCCTGGATTTGAGGGCGAGCGCACGAGAATCTTCGTGGACATTCAGGCAGTGCTTGGTAGATTCGGTGATGCTGACTTTAGTCTGGGACAGCCAATCACGCATCGTGTGGAGATGCTTCTCTCGGGCGTGCGAGCACCTATCGTGGTAAAAGTTTTTGGCGATGATCCGATAAAAATGGAGAATGCCGCCAAACAAGTTCTCGCCGAGCTTAAAAAACAAAAAGGAATTGAAAATCCCCGTATTCAACAAAATACTGTTGTCCCGGAATTTCGTATTTATGTTGATAGAAATCGCCTGGCAGAATACGGCCTATCTTCTGGTGAGGTTGCCCGTGATATTGAGATGGGGCTTATGGGGGATACATTAGGACAAGTTCGTCTCGGGGCCGCATCAGTCGATGTTGTCGTGCGTTATGATGCGGAGTCAAAAGGAACGATGGCATCTTTGCGTGATCTCGCCCTCCCCTTTGTGGGAGCGAAATCATTGGGAAGTGTCGGGGATATTCGGGTTGAGGGCGGCCTCAATAGTCAGGATCATGAAGGAGGAAAACGGGTGCTGGTAGTCTCTGCCAATTACCAAGGTACTGATGTGGTGGGAGCGGTAGGGGGAGCAAAAGCCGCACTTCTATCGCAAAAACTCCCAATAGGGGTGACACTTTCCTTTGAAGGAAATTACAAAAGTCAAAAAGAAAGTTCTCGCCAATTAGCCCTAGTATTTATTGTGGGGATAGCGATGATTTTCGGTGTGCTCTATCATGCGTTTAAGTCGATACCGATTGTGCTTTTGGTAATGACTAATATTCCAACAGTTTTAATTGGTGGAATGATTGGCGTGTGGCTAACGGGCGGATCGGTGAATCTTGCGCATCTCGTCGGATTTATTTCGCTTGCCGGAATTGTTTCTCGAAATGGCATTATGCTCATTGGTCGCAGTTTGTCTCTTGTGCAAAAGGAAGGTTTACCATTTATTCCAGAGACAATTGTGAAAGCAACACTTGACCGCGTTGTCCCAGTCCTGATGACATCACTCGTGACAGCACTTGCTCTTATCCCACTTATTATTTCGGGTGGTGATCCAGGTAAGGAGATGCTCAATCCATTAGCGGTTGTAATATTTGGCGGGCTGATTTCTTCCACGATCATTTCGCTTTTCCTAACGCCTGCATTATTCTATCGTTTCGGAAAAAAAACGGTATTACAAGAAAAGGAAATGGTGTCATCGGGATTCTGA
- a CDS encoding heavy metal translocating P-type ATPase: MDHSLHDHTNRESSTRDSLGVSYACPMHPKIVSDKPGICSACGMNLVPRMQKIKTVNGDGHNKHEGHSTSIFKVKFWVSLILSIPIVAYSDIAQKLLNWEAPQFFGSEYLPFILSSIIFFYGGWIFIASAYRELKAHLPGMMTLISLAITTAYVYSVAVVFIGEGETLFWELATLITIMLLGHWLEMRAVSGARGALQELSKLLPDQAEVVRDGKVETIALSELRKGDLMLVKPGGRIPADGVVKDGVSDVNESIATGESKPVPKKEGDAVIAGTTLSDGSLQVTVTKIGAETFLAGVMRLVAEAQSSKSRLQMLSDRAAYYLTIIAVVTGGITFATWLALSDVAFAINRMVAVLVIACPHALGLAIPLVASISTTKAARNGFLVKQRLALEAARNIDVVLFDKTGTLTRGEFGIDALIPVTEGNEAEILQYAASVNSLSEHPLARAMVEEAKKKNIALLSVKNFERIPGKGAQALVNGVETIIGSTSLSEERNAALQGNIKEKVRVLESQGKTINVVIRDGKALGAIALADVIREESREAINSLRAMGIKTAMITGDSEDVAKWVAEELGIDEYFARVLPEQKSEKVKLLQSRGLKVAMVGDGVNDAPALTQADVGIAIGAGTNVAIESAGIILVRNDPRDIPKIIRLSKITYAKMIQNLFWATGYNVIAIPLAAGVLAFKGILLEPAIAAVFMSLSTVIVAFNAVLLRRQPL, from the coding sequence ATGGACCACTCACTACATGACCACACGAACCGGGAGTCAAGCACAAGAGATTCTCTCGGGGTTTCTTACGCCTGTCCGATGCATCCCAAAATTGTTTCTGACAAGCCAGGAATATGTTCGGCGTGTGGGATGAATCTGGTGCCAAGAATGCAAAAAATAAAAACAGTTAATGGCGATGGACACAATAAACACGAAGGGCATTCCACAAGTATCTTTAAGGTTAAGTTCTGGGTAAGTCTTATTTTGTCTATCCCAATTGTCGCTTATTCCGACATCGCGCAGAAACTTCTTAATTGGGAAGCTCCGCAGTTTTTTGGTTCGGAGTATCTACCGTTTATTCTCTCCTCAATCATTTTCTTTTATGGCGGATGGATATTTATCGCGTCCGCATATCGGGAACTCAAAGCGCACTTGCCGGGAATGATGACCTTGATTTCGCTTGCGATTACTACGGCGTATGTGTATAGCGTCGCCGTTGTGTTCATTGGGGAAGGCGAGACACTTTTTTGGGAGCTCGCGACGCTCATCACCATCATGCTTTTGGGACACTGGCTTGAGATGCGTGCCGTTTCGGGAGCGCGGGGTGCTCTTCAAGAACTATCAAAACTCTTGCCGGACCAAGCAGAGGTTGTGCGAGACGGGAAGGTGGAGACGATCGCACTCTCGGAATTGAGGAAGGGCGATCTGATGCTGGTAAAACCGGGCGGCAGAATTCCTGCGGATGGCGTCGTGAAAGATGGAGTCTCGGACGTGAACGAATCCATTGCGACCGGCGAATCAAAACCTGTGCCAAAAAAAGAAGGCGATGCGGTGATCGCTGGCACGACGCTTAGCGACGGTTCTCTCCAAGTGACGGTGACGAAGATTGGCGCCGAAACATTTTTGGCCGGCGTGATGCGCCTTGTCGCGGAGGCGCAAAGTTCAAAGTCACGGCTCCAGATGCTCTCCGACCGCGCGGCGTATTATCTCACCATCATCGCGGTGGTTACTGGTGGCATCACATTTGCAACGTGGCTTGCGCTCTCTGACGTCGCATTTGCCATTAATCGTATGGTCGCGGTGCTTGTCATTGCTTGCCCGCACGCGCTTGGGCTCGCAATACCGCTCGTTGCATCCATTTCAACAACGAAAGCAGCGCGGAATGGATTTCTCGTCAAACAACGCCTTGCACTTGAAGCCGCGCGCAACATCGATGTCGTTTTATTTGACAAAACAGGAACACTTACTCGCGGGGAGTTTGGGATTGACGCGCTTATCCCCGTGACGGAAGGGAATGAAGCCGAAATTCTGCAATACGCCGCCTCGGTGAATAGTCTCTCCGAGCATCCGCTTGCAAGGGCGATGGTGGAAGAAGCGAAAAAGAAAAACATCGCGCTTCTGTCGGTGAAGAATTTTGAAAGGATACCAGGGAAGGGTGCTCAAGCCCTAGTCAATGGCGTGGAAACAATCATCGGAAGTACGTCGCTTTCGGAGGAGCGCAACGCGGCGCTTCAGGGTAATATCAAAGAAAAAGTTCGCGTGCTAGAGAGCCAAGGTAAAACAATAAATGTTGTCATACGGGATGGCAAAGCGCTCGGCGCGATTGCGCTTGCTGATGTCATACGCGAGGAGTCACGCGAAGCGATCAACAGTCTTCGCGCGATGGGAATCAAGACTGCTATGATCACGGGTGATTCGGAAGACGTGGCAAAATGGGTTGCGGAAGAACTTGGCATCGACGAATATTTTGCTCGCGTACTTCCGGAGCAGAAGTCGGAGAAGGTGAAGCTTTTGCAGTCTCGTGGTTTGAAGGTGGCCATGGTTGGTGACGGCGTGAATGACGCACCGGCACTTACTCAAGCTGATGTCGGTATTGCCATTGGAGCAGGGACGAATGTGGCAATCGAATCGGCGGGAATTATTCTTGTGAGAAATGACCCCCGTGATATTCCAAAGATCATTCGGCTCTCAAAGATCACATACGCAAAAATGATTCAAAATCTTTTTTGGGCAACAGGGTATAATGTGATTGCAATTCCGCTTGCGGCTGGTGTTTTGGCATTTAAAGGTATACTCTTAGAGCCAGCGATTGCGGCGGTGTTCATGTCTTTGAGTACTGTTATTGTGGCTTTCAATGCAGTACTCTTACGAAGACAGCCCTTGTAA
- a CDS encoding DUF1573 domain-containing protein, producing the protein MTQKNIVITIGIVALLVLLAVNLPKNQTAPAEPVAGNETVPARVHGPHLTLTPEEYDFGKIRQSGGTVSKTFDVFNNGSEDVTINEVLASCSCTTATVDKKILRPGEEGTLTIVFDPNFHYEDDGKFFRTATIKSNAHGKAPEAKIFVEVDYDLGKDALKFKGNTD; encoded by the coding sequence ATGACGCAAAAAAATATAGTAATAACAATTGGCATTGTGGCGCTTTTGGTGCTACTCGCTGTTAATCTCCCCAAAAATCAAACTGCCCCAGCAGAACCTGTGGCGGGGAATGAAACAGTTCCCGCACGCGTACATGGACCGCACCTCACCCTTACTCCGGAAGAATATGATTTCGGGAAAATCCGCCAAAGTGGTGGCACGGTTTCAAAAACATTTGATGTATTCAATAATGGAAGCGAAGATGTTACCATCAATGAAGTTCTTGCCTCATGTAGTTGTACCACCGCAACGGTAGATAAAAAAATATTACGACCCGGGGAGGAGGGAACACTTACGATAGTATTCGATCCTAATTTTCACTACGAAGACGATGGAAAATTTTTTAGGACGGCTACCATCAAGTCAAATGCACACGGAAAAGCACCTGAAGCAAAAATCTTTGTCGAAGTGGACTACGATCTCGGTAAGGACGCATTAAAGTTTAAGGGAAATACGGATTAG
- a CDS encoding DUF1573 domain-containing protein, protein MKKNQLVMLVIFAVAVVLIILFANRTVPVNSKNSPNILIDSANGAGALVAVEPFYDLGTISMSAGKVSQIFKIINSGESPAQVKKIYTSCMCTTATLTTKEGMAGPFGMPGHEAIPTISQTIAPNEEASIEAIFDPAAHGPQGVGRVRRTIYIETDAQKDPLELTFEATVTP, encoded by the coding sequence ATGAAAAAAAATCAACTTGTTATGCTTGTAATCTTTGCAGTCGCAGTGGTTCTTATCATTCTCTTCGCGAATAGAACAGTACCTGTAAATTCAAAAAACAGCCCAAATATTCTTATTGATTCGGCAAATGGTGCAGGAGCACTTGTTGCCGTCGAGCCGTTTTACGACCTTGGCACTATCTCTATGTCGGCAGGCAAGGTCTCGCAGATATTCAAAATAATAAATAGCGGGGAATCTCCTGCGCAGGTCAAAAAAATATACACATCGTGCATGTGTACAACCGCGACTCTTACCACAAAGGAAGGCATGGCGGGACCATTTGGGATGCCGGGACACGAAGCAATTCCAACCATTTCCCAAACTATCGCTCCCAACGAAGAAGCAAGCATTGAAGCGATATTTGACCCTGCTGCACATGGACCACAAGGGGTCGGGAGAGTTCGACGGACCATCTATATCGAAACAGATGCCCAAAAAGATCCTCTAGAACTTACCTTTGAAGCAACCGTAACACCTTAA
- a CDS encoding disulfide bond formation protein B — MTALAQQLNFLLAIGTIAIQVATVVLVALLLLERYRQKTFRVLTLVGAYGIQSVFFISLVSVGISLFYSEILGFVPCGLCWFQRIFLYPQVILAGMAWYKKDNKIADYLIALSGTGALVALYQHYLQMGGSAFVPCPASGADCAQRFLFEFGYITFPLMSFTIFVLIMALMAVMKTRN, encoded by the coding sequence ATGACCGCGCTTGCGCAACAATTGAATTTTCTTCTCGCCATCGGAACAATTGCGATTCAGGTCGCTACCGTCGTTCTTGTGGCACTCTTACTTCTTGAACGTTACAGACAAAAAACATTTCGAGTTTTGACGCTTGTCGGTGCCTATGGCATTCAGTCGGTTTTTTTTATATCACTCGTTTCAGTTGGGATCAGTCTTTTTTATTCTGAAATCCTCGGTTTCGTTCCGTGCGGGTTGTGCTGGTTTCAAAGAATATTTCTGTATCCGCAAGTGATTCTTGCAGGAATGGCGTGGTATAAAAAAGACAACAAAATTGCCGATTATTTAATTGCCCTTTCGGGAACAGGTGCGCTCGTTGCGCTTTATCAACATTATTTGCAAATGGGTGGGAGTGCATTTGTTCCATGCCCTGCATCTGGTGCCGACTGCGCTCAAAGATTTCTTTTTGAATTCGGATATATTACATTTCCCTTGATGTCATTTACGATATTTGTTCTCATTATGGCGTTGATGGCAGTTATGAAGACACGGAACTAA
- a CDS encoding thioredoxin domain-containing protein: protein MNFSTKTIYIFVIITGLLLIVGIGVYYSKQPSIPGKFDTFAQCLQEKGAVFYGAFWCPHCQNQKAMFGKSVKFLPYVECSTPDGQSQLEVCNEKEIKSYPTWIFADESRLDGEIPLEKLAEKTGCVLPQ, encoded by the coding sequence ATGAATTTTTCAACTAAAACAATATATATTTTTGTAATTATCACAGGACTCCTGCTTATTGTCGGTATCGGGGTTTATTATTCCAAGCAACCAAGTATTCCTGGAAAATTTGATACATTTGCTCAATGTTTGCAAGAGAAAGGTGCGGTATTTTATGGTGCATTTTGGTGCCCGCATTGTCAAAATCAAAAAGCGATGTTTGGCAAATCAGTGAAATTTTTGCCCTATGTGGAATGTTCGACTCCCGATGGCCAAAGCCAGCTTGAGGTTTGCAATGAAAAAGAAATTAAAAGTTACCCCACATGGATTTTTGCTGACGAAAGTAGACTTGATGGTGAAATTCCCCTCGAAAAACTTGCTGAAAAAACGGGGTGTGTTCTGCCTCAATGA
- a CDS encoding cupin domain-containing protein, protein MKGYITNIEQATQDNTDYRRVLYTSKNSQLVLMCIMPGDEIGEEVHHLDQFIRFEEGEAKVVLDGVEHSVKEDYAVVIPQGTVHNVVNSGNIPLKLYSIYSPPEHKDGTIHTTKASEQEEHFDGIATE, encoded by the coding sequence ATGAAAGGCTATATCACTAATATAGAACAAGCCACCCAAGACAACACCGACTATCGGCGTGTTTTATATACATCAAAAAATAGTCAGCTCGTGTTGATGTGCATCATGCCAGGTGATGAGATTGGCGAAGAAGTTCATCATCTCGATCAGTTTATTCGATTCGAAGAAGGGGAGGCAAAGGTTGTGCTTGATGGTGTAGAACATTCAGTAAAAGAGGACTACGCAGTGGTAATACCGCAAGGAACAGTGCATAATGTCGTCAATAGTGGAAATATTCCCCTTAAACTTTATTCTATATATTCACCACCGGAACATAAAGACGGAACAATTCACACAACGAAGGCATCCGAACAAGAAGAACATTTTGATGGAATAGCAACTGAATAA
- a CDS encoding DUF1761 domain-containing protein — protein sequence MFEILNPVGIFVAAIVGYVIGMAWYSPILFMKPWLEGQGKTPEDFSKPQKHKTKKYMFSLMVYTFMVTTTIAFVLAVFITLTGALTLLEILQISILLAFGFIVTTKFSDMLYTVDKPFWSMQAQKLFFVNAGYYIAMFLAMGSTLYYLG from the coding sequence ATGTTTGAAATACTAAACCCCGTAGGAATATTTGTTGCGGCGATTGTTGGTTATGTGATTGGCATGGCTTGGTACTCCCCCATTCTTTTTATGAAACCGTGGCTTGAGGGACAGGGTAAGACACCGGAAGATTTTAGTAAACCCCAAAAACATAAAACAAAAAAATACATGTTTAGTCTTATGGTGTATACCTTTATGGTTACGACTACCATTGCATTTGTTCTAGCTGTATTCATCACACTTACTGGTGCGTTAACTCTCCTTGAGATCCTCCAGATTAGCATACTTCTTGCATTTGGTTTTATTGTTACAACCAAGTTCTCGGATATGCTTTATACTGTTGATAAACCCTTTTGGAGCATGCAGGCACAAAAACTTTTCTTCGTAAACGCAGGGTACTATATTGCAATGTTTCTTGCGATGGGTTCTACGTTGTACTACCTCGGATAA
- a CDS encoding pirin family protein has protein sequence MKSRTIKKIFRAKPALEGAGVHLRRGFGYHEVPTFDPFLLFDDFSSSNATDYMPGFPWHPHRGIETVTYILSGEVEHQDSMGNKGSIKKGDVQWMTAGSGIIHQEMPREHKGGIKGFQLWVNLPQEHKMMAPRYQEIVGKTIPLVERGGITVKVIAGEYQGTTGPVSDLMVNPTYLDVSLPRGEKFSYHVPEDYTALLYIIEGDISIGDKSAEAVPAGNIILTESGENIFCTAKTVDSQFLLIAGKPIGESVAWYGPIVMNTEDEIKLALEEYQNGTFVKT, from the coding sequence ATGAAATCAAGAACCATCAAGAAAATATTTAGAGCAAAGCCAGCACTCGAAGGAGCGGGGGTGCATTTGAGGCGTGGATTTGGGTATCATGAAGTGCCGACATTTGACCCCTTTCTTTTATTTGATGATTTCAGTTCTTCTAACGCAACCGATTATATGCCTGGGTTTCCTTGGCACCCACATCGTGGGATAGAAACAGTTACCTACATTCTCTCGGGAGAAGTGGAACATCAGGACAGTATGGGCAACAAAGGAAGTATTAAAAAAGGCGATGTGCAGTGGATGACCGCGGGAAGCGGGATCATTCATCAGGAAATGCCACGGGAACACAAGGGGGGAATCAAGGGGTTTCAGTTGTGGGTGAATCTTCCGCAAGAGCACAAAATGATGGCGCCTCGGTATCAAGAAATAGTAGGGAAAACTATTCCCTTGGTGGAAAGAGGTGGCATAACAGTAAAAGTGATAGCGGGAGAATATCAGGGAACGACCGGACCCGTGTCAGACTTGATGGTAAATCCGACATATCTAGATGTGTCGCTTCCCAGGGGTGAAAAATTTTCTTATCATGTGCCGGAAGATTATACAGCGCTTTTATATATTATCGAGGGGGACATTTCTATTGGTGATAAATCAGCAGAGGCCGTACCCGCAGGAAATATTATTTTAACCGAAAGCGGTGAAAATATTTTCTGTACAGCAAAAACTGTTGATTCACAATTTCTTCTTATCGCAGGAAAGCCCATCGGGGAATCAGTCGCATGGTACGGCCCGATTGTTATGAATACAGAAGATGAGATTAAGTTGGCACTCGAAGAATATCAGAATGGAACGTTTGTGAAAACATAA